Within Sorangiineae bacterium MSr11367, the genomic segment CACCATCCTGCTGCCGCGCTTTCCGGCGTTCGAGCAGGGGCTCATGTTCGCGCGACGGCTGACGCCGCTCACGTTTTCGCTGGGCGATCGCACCTTCGAGGTGACCGTGTTCGACGGGCGGCTGCCTTCGCAGATCGACATCGTGCTGGTCGACGTGCCCGGCCTCTACGATCGGCCTGGTGTGTATGGCGAGCGCGGCGAGGACTACGCCGACAATGCGCTGCGCTTCGCGGTGCTGTCGCGCGCCGCGGCCGAGATTGCCGCCCAGCGGGCGCGCTCGGGGGTGCCGTTCGACATCGTGCACGCGCACGATTGGGCGACGGGCCTCGTCTCCGCGTACCTGCCGGAGTTGCTCCCCGAGGGCGCGAAGACGCGCTCGGTGTTCACGATCCACAACGTGGCGCACCAGGGCGTGTTCCCCAAAGAGACGGTCCCGCAGCTCGGCTTCGATTGGGGGCGCTTCACCGTCGATGGGCTGGAGTTTTACGGCAAGGCCAACCTGTTGAAGCAGGCGATCCTTTCGGCCGACGTGGTGACCACGGTGAGCGCGACGTATGCGCAGGAGTTGGTCACCGAGGGGCAGGGCTACCAGCTCGAAGGCGTGATTCGTTCGCGTGCCCCCATCACCGGCATCGTCAACGGCGTCGACTACGCCGTGTGGAACCCGGCGACGGACACCGCGATTGCTGCGCGCTACGATGCGGAAGATGCCTCGAACCGGGCGCGCTGCCGTGGGGCGCTGCTGCACGAGCTCGGGTTCTCCGTGGACACGACGGGCGGCATCGTGGCCTTCGTGGGCCGGCTGGTTCCGCAGAAGGGCGTCGATCTGCTGCTGGAGGCGATTCCGCGGCTGCTTCGCGCGACGGAGGCGGTCGTGGTCATCGCCGGCGACGGCGACGATGCGACGGCGGCGCGCATCACGCAGCAGGCGGAGCGCTCGCACGGGCGCGTGGTGTTCGTGCGCGCGGCGAGTGAGCCGCTGGTGCACCGCATTTTCGCCGGTGCGGACATCGTCACCGTGCCGAGTCGCTACGAGCCGTGCGGGCTGGTGCAGCTCTATGCGCAGCGCTACGGCGCGGTGCCGGTGGTGCGTGCGACGGGCGGCCTCGTCGACACGGTGGTCGATTGCGATGCGGCCCTGGAGACGGGGACCGGGTTCGTCTTCGAGGAGCCCACCGGCGAGGCGCTGCTCGGGGCCATCGAGCGCGCGCTGGCGGCGCGGGAAATGGAAGAGTGGCCTCGCCTGGTGCGGCGGATCATGCGCCTTGATCGAGGATGGGAACGGCCGGCTCGTCGTTATGAACAGGTATATCGGGCTCTTTCTCCGGCGGGGGCGGCGGGGGCCACGTGACCGGCGCCTCGCGGCGCGCCGGGACGCTGTGCGCGCTGTCGAGGGATCGCAGCGCCCTGGCGAGCCACGATGCCCGCAGCGCCACGCGCGAGACGACGATGGCCTGGTGCACGACGAAGAGCGCGACCAGGGCCACGCCGGGGCGGCCTCCGAGGCGCGAGGCCACGAGCGCCCCGAGGGCCACGAGCCCCCACGAGACGAGGGCGCGCCACACGTAGGACCAACAATCGCCCGCCGGGTGGAGGACCAGGGCCCTCCACGCGAGGACGATGGCGCGCACGGATTTCACGCGAAAGCGAACCACCGCCGCGCGCGCCATGTCGTGCAGGATCCCGACGAAGCACGGGACCAGGAGGCCGGCTGCCGCGACGCTGAGGCCGAGCCAATCGGCGCGCGGCTCGCCACCGACGTGGTTGCCCTCCGCGTAGATCCCCGCGACGGCCGTGCCGAGGGCGATGACGGCGGCGCCCGAGGTCACCATGGCGATGCTCGCGAGGATGAGCAGGCCCGCCATCGGCGTGAAGCTGCCCAGGACATAGGGCCAGAGCTGGCGGAGTCGGGGCGCACGCCGATCGCGCGTGGCGTGCGTCATGGACGCCATGAGCGCGGCCAGTGGCAGCAGGCCGAGGAGCAGCGCCGCCGGCACGAGCACGGTCATGTGGCCGACCACGGCCGGCAGCGCGCGCAGCCCGTGCACGACGAAGTCGGCCAATTCGAGGGCGCCCGCGCGAAAGAACACGCCGTCGCCGTCGGGGTGCGTGCCATAGGCCCGTGCGGCCATGCGGCCGACGGGCCATGCGATGGCGAAGGCCCAGACGACCTCCCAAGCCCACACGAGCGCGATCATCCAGGGGCGATGGCGCGCGCGCATGGCGTCGTTCGCGAGCAGGACCAAATCGTGTGATTCCGTGGTGCGATCCATGGTGGTCAAGGCGTGACGAGCTGCAGGAGCAGCTCGGCCCAATAGGTGGTTCGTTCCAACGTGCGGGCGGGCATGTGCGCGGATCCCAAGGTGCCGCGGTGGTTGTTCGTGCGATCTTCGTCGAGCAGAACGCGATTTTCGGGGTCGACCACGGCGGCCTCGAGCGGGACGTTGCCGTCGTAGGGAACGCGGAAGTCGTCGCCCTGGCCATCCCAATGCACGCGCTTTCGCGAGCCATCTTCGAGCACCAGATCGATGTCGACGGGCAAGGTCAACGTCCCGCGCCGCGTGATGAGTGCCCAGCCGTCGAAGCGGTCGTTGGCGGGGGCGCTGGTG encodes:
- the glgA gene encoding glycogen synthase GlgA encodes the protein MEILFLSTELAPFVKVGGLADVVAALPKALRALGHRVTILLPRFPAFEQGLMFARRLTPLTFSLGDRTFEVTVFDGRLPSQIDIVLVDVPGLYDRPGVYGERGEDYADNALRFAVLSRAAAEIAAQRARSGVPFDIVHAHDWATGLVSAYLPELLPEGAKTRSVFTIHNVAHQGVFPKETVPQLGFDWGRFTVDGLEFYGKANLLKQAILSADVVTTVSATYAQELVTEGQGYQLEGVIRSRAPITGIVNGVDYAVWNPATDTAIAARYDAEDASNRARCRGALLHELGFSVDTTGGIVAFVGRLVPQKGVDLLLEAIPRLLRATEAVVVIAGDGDDATAARITQQAERSHGRVVFVRAASEPLVHRIFAGADIVTVPSRYEPCGLVQLYAQRYGAVPVVRATGGLVDTVVDCDAALETGTGFVFEEPTGEALLGAIERALAAREMEEWPRLVRRIMRLDRGWERPARRYEQVYRALSPAGAAGAT